The following is a genomic window from Candidatus Neomarinimicrobiota bacterium.
TCCACCCACTTTCTGGCCTACGGCCTGGGCTGGTTCATGCAGGACTATGCCGGCTGCCTGGCCCTGCGGCACAGCGGCGGCATGGACGGCATGCTATCCTACAGCATTTTTGTCCCCGAGGCGCGACTGGGAGTGACAGTACTCACAAATTCAGACACCCAGCAGCTTTATACCGCCTTGCCCTGGTACGTAATAGACCGGTATCTCGACCTGCCGGAAAAGGACTGGAGCGCAATTTATCTGGCGAGAACCAGAGAAAGTGAAGAACGGGAAGCGAAAGACAGAAAAGAGCGGGAAAATAACCGCGCTAAAAAAAGTAAACCCTCTCTACCACTGAAAGCCTATGCCGGGAAC
Proteins encoded in this region:
- a CDS encoding DUF3471 domain-containing protein, with protein sequence STHFLAYGLGWFMQDYAGCLALRHSGGMDGMLSYSIFVPEARLGVTVLTNSDTQQLYTALPWYVIDRYLDLPEKDWSAIYLARTRESEEREAKDRKERENNRAKKSKPSLPLKAYAGNYCNDYYGTATINHTKGRLVLHMNNHPNVEGVLEHWHYDTFVSKWNDPMWGESYVTFVLDSEGEVAEFSVKIREDFVDPLPYVFSRVP